TCGGCGCTGAGCGCAGGACGGCGGCCACCTCGCGGAGCAGGCCGCTCCTGGTGGGCTTGGGCGGGCCGGGGGCTACGTCGAAGCCGGCGGCCGCGATCGCGTTCAGGGCGGCGCGCCCCCCTCCCACGAAACCCGCGAGCAGCAGCCGGAGCCTGCCGTTCACGCTGCCCACGAGCGGGGTGCCCTCGTCGAGCAGCGCTCGGGCGCGTTCGGATTCGAATGCGATCAGGGAGCGTACGGACGCTCCGGCGGTGGGCGCTTGCAGGTCCGTCTCGGTGACGTGGAAGCGGCGCATGTCCTGGCCGGGGAGGTAGATCCGGTCGCGGCCGAGGTCTTCGGTGACGTCCTGGAGGTGCTCGGCGATCTGCAGGGCGGTGCAGATCGCGTCGGAGTGACGGATCCGCTGGGGGGTGCTGGTCCCGGTGAGGGAGAGGACGAGCCGGCCGACGGGGTTGGCGGACAGCTCGCAGTAGGCGACGAGGTCCTCGTACGTGTCGTAGCGCGAGACCAGCTGGTCCTGGCGGTTGGCCTCGATGAGCCCGAGGAAGGGTTCGGGGGTGAGGCCGTGGGCGCGGACGACGGGCTGCAGGGCCTGGAGGAGCGGATGGCGCGGGGAGCCGCCCGCGGCGCCGAAAACGCGTTGCAGGTCTGCCTCGAAGGCGTCCAGCATGGCGAGCCGGTCGTCGGCGGCGGCCGCGTCGAGGCCCAGGAGTACGGCGTCGTGCCCGCCGGGGGCGAGGTCGCCGTCACCGATGTCGTCGACCAGCCGGGCGTACCCGTAGACCGCCATGAGGCCCGCCCGCCAGGCGCGCGGGAGGAAGGAGGGGGCGACGGGGAAGTTCTCCGTCCGCGCCTTGCCGAGGGTGGCGCGCGCGTGGGCGTCGGAGGCTGTGGGGGCCGGGTGCCGCCGGGGTCGGGTGCCGTGCCCCGGGGTCACCGCCCGCCGCCCGGGGCGGGGACGGCCACCGTGCCCGGGGGCCGGAGAATTCCCATAGCCATTGCCGTCACATCTCCCGTTCTACACTGCCGACCCAAGTCATCCTATTTCGGACACGCCGCCGGACTTTACCCGGGGTGCCCCGGCTTTTTCGACTGCGGGGAATCGTCCCCTCTCGGCACGATTGGAGAACTGGTCCAGCTTACGCTGTACAACGCCGCGCAGGCCTATCGGGTATTCGTCCGGAAGGGAATGTCGGGCACCCGGAATATGCGGCTCACACCGAGGCCCCCACCGCACGGAGCGGCAGGGGCCAGCGGTCGTCACGCGGAGTGCGCCGTCAGTGGCTGGTGGCCTTCTCGTAGGCCGAGACGACTTCCTCGGTGGGCCCGTCCATCAGGAGTTCGCCCTTCTCCAGCCACAGCACCCGGTCACAGGTATCGCGGATGGACTTGTTGTTGTGGCTCACCAGGAAGACGGTGCCGGCCTTCTCGCGCAGCTCGCGGATCCGGGCCTCGGAACGGACCTGGAACTTCCGGTCACCGGTCGCCAACGCCTCGTCGATCATCAGGACGTCGTGGTCCTTGGCGGCGGCGATGGAGAAACGCAGGCGCGCGGCCATACCGGAGGAGTAGGTGCGCATCGGCAGGGAGATGAAGTCGCCCTTCTCGTTGATGCCCGAGAAGTCGACGATGTCGTCGTAGCGCTCCTGGATCTGCTCGCGCGTCATGCCCATCGCCAGTCCGCCGAGGACGACGTTGCGCTCGCCGGTCAGGTCGTTCATCAGCGCCGCGTTGACGCCCAGCAGCGAGGGCTGGCCGTCGGTGTAGACGCGGCCGGACTCGCAGGGCAGCAGACCCGCGATGGCGCGCAGCAGCGTCGACTTGCCCGAACCGTTGGAGCCGATGAGGCCGATGGCCTCGCCCCGGTAGGCGGTGAAGGAGACGCCGCGCACGGCGTGCACCTTGCGCACGCCCGGGGAGTCGCCCTTGCCGCGGCGCATGATCTTGCTGAGCGCCGCGGTGGCACTGCCCTTGCCGGCGCTGCCGGTGTTGACGCGGTAGACGATGTGGACGTCGTCGGCGATGACGGTGGGGACGCGACCCCTGTTGTTCTCAGCCACGGCCGTAACGCTCCTCAGCCTTCCAGAAGTACACGAAACCGCCGGCGCCGATGACGACGGCCCAGCCCACCGCGAAGGCCCAGACGTGCGGCGGCAGGTGGTGCGGTCCGTAGCTGTCGATGAGCGCGAAACGGATCAGGTCCATGTAGATCGCCGCGGGGTTCCACTGGAGCACGTCCGCGATCCAGTGCGGCCGGCCCTTGAGCATCTCGCCGATCGAGAACATGACGCCCGAGGCGTACATCCACGTGCGGGTGATGAACGGCATGAGCTGAGCGAGGTCGGGGGTCTTGGATCCCATCCGCCCGAAGATCAGCGCCAGGCCGGTGTTGAAGACGAACTGCAGCGCCAGCGTCGGGATGACCAGCAGCCAGGACGGCCGCGGGTAGTTCCCGAAGGCGATGACGATGACGAGCACCACGATCATCGAGTACAGCAGCTGTCCGAGCTGCTGGAGCGAGAAGGAGATCGGCAGCGAGGCGCGCGGGAAGTGCAGCGCGCGGACCAGGCCGAGGTTGCCCGGGATCGCCCTGACGCCCGCCATCAGCGAGCTCTGGGTGAAGGAGAAGACGAAGATGCCGATCACCAGGAAGGGGATGTAGGCCCCCTTCGGCATGCCGCGTCCCGCGTTCAGGATCAGGCCGAAGATCAGGTAGTAGACCAGGGCGTTCAGCAGGGGGGTCGCCACCTGCCAGATCTGGCCGAGCTTCGCCTCGCTGTACTGCGCGACGAGCTTCGCCCGGGAGAAAGCCATGATGAAGTGGCGCCGCCCCCAGAGCTCGCGCACGTACCCGCCCAGGCTGGGCCGGGCGCCGCTGACGGACAGGCCGTACTTCCTGGCGAGCTCGGCGGGGGTGAGCCCCGCGTCTTCGGACGGCGGCTTGCTCGTGGCGAGGGCGCCGTCGTGGGTTGTGTCACTCACAAGTTGAAACTTTCCGTCTTCAAGATGCGGCAGAAGGGGGCATCGGACCCTGGGGCGCGGGCCCGGTGATCGGGCCCATGCTCCCAGACCCGAGCTTGTCAGATGACAGGTGGTCGGCCCAGCCGGGTCAACCGCCAGACCGTACGCCACTTCATGGGGCGACGAGGACCGCAGGGTACGGTCCAGCCCTCCTTGAACCCGCCGAACCAGGCTTTGAGCGCCGGTGCGGAAGGCCTGCGGACGAGGGTCAGGGCCATCCAGACGCCCAGGTAGACCGGCACCAGGGGGGCGGGCAGGTTGCGGCGGGCGAGCCACACGCGGTTACGGGCCACCATACGGTGGTAGACGGCGTGCCGGGAGGGGGCCGTCGTCGGGTGCAGCAGCACCATGTCCGCGCGGTAGTCGATCAGCCACCCGGCGTCGAGCGCCCGCCAGGCCAGGTCGGTCTCCTCGTGGGCGTAGAAGAACTCCCCCGGCAGGACGCCGACCTGCTTGAAGACCTCGGTGCGGACGGCGTTGGCGCCGCCCAGGAAGGTCGTCACGCGGGACGAGCGCAGCGGGTCGGAGGCCCGCAGCCGCGGTACGTGACGGCGCTGCGTCTCGCCCGTGTCCGGGTCGGCGATCCGGAAGCTGACGATCCCGAGCCGGGGGTCCTCGGCGAAGGCCTGCCGGCACAGCTCGGCGGTGTCGGTCCGCTCCAGCAGCCCGTCGTCGTCCAGGAAGAGCAGCGCGTCCACGTCGAAGCCGTCGCGGCCGGCGGAGCGGAAGGCCTCGATGCCGACGTTGCGGCCGCCGGGGATGCCGAGGTTCTCGGGCAGCGCCACGGTGCGCACGCCTTCCGGCAGGCCGGTGACCTCGACGCCCTGGCCCACGACGACGACCTCGACGGGGTCGCCTTCCTGGCGGGCCACCGAGTCGAGGAGCGCCTTCAGCTCGTCGGGGCGGTTGCCCATGGTGATGATCACGGCTCCCAGCCGCATCGGCGTCGTCACTTGAGCCTGCTGGAGGCCAGGATCGACACCAGGTGCAGCACCGTCTGGAGCAGCGCGATGCCGGCCAGTACCGCGACGCCGAGCCGGGAGAAGTACAGGTCGCCGCGGACCTGGTCCAGCACGGCCAGCAGCAGGATCAGCAGCGAGGCCTCGATGCCGAGGACGAGCCGGTGGAACTTGAGCGCGGAGGCGGCCCGGCGGGCGAGCGCCATGCCGGAGGAGCGCGGTTCGGCGGCGGCTTCCGCGACGGGCGCCTTGCCGGTCTGGTGGCGGGCGACGCCGACCAGGTCGGTCTCGGCCTTGATCAGGATCGCGCCGAGCGCCGCGAGGGTGCCGAGGAAGGCCCACAGCCAGTCGATCCGGCCGCTGCCCCACAGGTCGCTGGCGCGCAGACCGAAGCCGACCAGGACCGCCGCGTCGCAGAGGTAGGCGCCGACCCGGTCCAGGTAGACCCCGGAGAGCGAGAACTGCTCCTTCCAGCGGGCCACCTCGCCGTCGACGCAGTCGAGGAGCAGGTACAGCTGGACGGCGACCACGCCGAGGACGGCGCCCCAGACGCCCGGCACCAGCAGGGCCGGGGCGGCGAGGACACCGGCGAGGGTCATCACGTAGGTCAGCTGGTTCGGCGTGACCTTGGTGCCCACCAGGACGCGGGTGATGCGCAGGGAGATCTCTCGCATGTACAGGCGGCCGCCCCAGTGCTCGCCACTGCGCCGGTCCTTGACGCCCGCAGGGTGTACGACGGGCCGGAGTTCAGCTACGGATGGTCTTGGCATAGTCGGCGTAAGCGTCCCTGATCTCGGCTGCGGACAGGTTGAGGTGCTCCAGGATCGTGAAACGTCCCGGACGGGTCTGGGGGGCGTACTCGACGGCGGCGACGAACTCGTCCGCGCTGAACCCGATCTCCTCGGGGGCGGTCGGCAGGCCGTGGCGGCGCAGTACCTCGACGAAGAGCCCGGACTGCTCCTCGGCCCCCCGCAGGTGCATCGCGAAGGCGGCGCCCATACCGACCTGCTCGCCGTGGAGCGCGGAGCGGCCCGGGTAGAGCAGGTCGAAGGCGTGGCTGATCTCGTGGCAGGCGCCGGACGCCGGGCGGCTGTCGCCGCTGATCGACATGGCGATGCCGGTCAGGACCAGGGCCTCGGAGAGAACGGTGAGGAACTCGTCGTCGGTGCAGTCCCCGGGGTGGCGCAGGACGGCCTCGCCGGCGGTGCGCGCCATGGCGGCCGCCAGGCCGTCCACGGGCTCCCCAGTGATCTTGTGCGAGAGCTCCCAGTCGGCGATGGACGAGATGTTGGAGAGCGCGTCGCCGATGCCGGCGCGGATGAACCGCACGGGCGCTTCCTTGATCACGTCGAGGTCGATGACCATCGCGATCGGGGTGGGCACTCCGTAGGAGCCGCGGCCGTTGTCGTTGTCCAGGATGGACACCGGGGAGCAGATGCCGTCGTGGGAGAGGTTGGTGGCGACGGACACCATGGGCAGCCCGACCCGCGCGGCGGCGTACTTCGCCACGTCAATGATCTTGCCGCCGCCCAGGCCGACCACGGCGTCGTAGCGGCGGCCCTTCATGTCGTCGGCCAGCTTGACCGCGGAATCGATGGTGCCGTCCCCGACGGCGTACCAGTCCGCGTGCGGCAGGACGGGTTCCAGCCGGGCGCGCAGCGCCGTGCCGGAGCCGCCGCTGATCGCGATGGCGAGCTTGCCGGACGCGGAGATGCGCTGGTCGGCCAGGAGGCCGGCCAGATCGTCCATCGCCCCGCGGCTGATGTCGACGACAACAGGCGAGGGGATCAGCCGCGTCAGTACTGGCATGCGATGGTCCGGCCCTTGGCGAGGTCGTCGTGGTTGTCGATCTCGACCCACTTGACGTCGCCGATCGGGGCCACGTCGATGGTGAAACCGTCGTTGACGAGCTGCTGGTAGCCGTCCTCGTAGTAGAGGTCGGGGTCGCGCTCGAAGGTGGTCTTGAGTGCCTCGGCCAGGGCCTCGGCGGCCTCGGGCTCGATCAGGGTGACACCGATGTACTCGCCCGTGGCAGCGGCCGGGTCCATCAGTTTGGTGATCTTCCGGACGCCTTCGCCGTCGGCCGTGATGACCTTCATCTCCTCGTCGGCCAGGTTCTTGACCGTGTCGAGGGCGAGGATGATCTTCTGGCCGTTGCCGCGGGCGTCCAGCAGGGTCCGCTCGACGGAGACCGGGTGGACGGTGTCGCCGTTGGCGAGGATCACGCCCTGCTTGAGGACGTCACGCGCGCACCACAGGGAGTAGGCGTTGTTCCACTCCTCGGCCTTGTCGTTGTCGATCAGCGTGATCTTGACGCCGTACTTGGCCTCGAGCGCCTCACGGCGCTCGTACACGGCTTCCTTGCGGTAGCCGACGACGATGGCCACCTCGGTCAGCCCGACCTCGGCGAAGTTGCCCAGGGTGAGGTCGAGGACGGTGAGGCTCTCCTCGTCGCCTTCGGGGCCGACGGGCACGAGGGCCTTGGGCAGGGTGTCGGTGTAGGGACGCAGGCGGCGTCCGGCACCGGCAGCGAGTACAAGGCCGATCATGCTGGTTCTCCTTCGTCATGTACGGCGGGTGCCCCGGAGGAGACCCAGAAGCGGATGCTCTCCACGAGCACCACGAGTGCCACGGCCACGGCCAGGGCCGTGAGCGCGACGGGGAAGTCCGCGGCGCGCGTCGCCAGTGCGGCGGCCAGGACGGCGGTGACGAGCACCCGGCCTTCGTGACCGCCGGTCGTCCGCACCAGCCAGTGCGGGGGCGCGCCGGTGCCACCGCGGATGCGGTACACCGTGTCGTAGTGATGGTAGGCGACCGCCGCGACCAGTCCGAATGCCGCCGGGAGGGCTCCGGGGACGTCCGCCTTGGCGGCGAGGATCAGTACGGTCGTGTACTCGGCGGCCCGGAAGACGGGCGGGACGAGCCAGTCGAGGGCGCCCTTGAGGGGACGCGCGACGGCCACTGCCGAACACAGCGCGTAGAAGACGGCGGCGGCGACGATCTGCCAGGCGCCGAACGGCTGGGACCAGGCCGCCCACAGCAGGGCGGCCGTGCCGACCACGGCGGCGGCGAGGCCGGCGCCGGGTGCCGTCCGGCCGACGGACCGGGCCACGAGTTCGGCGAGCGGGCCCGAGTCGGCCAGGTCGGCCAGCGCCCGGGCGGCGCGGTCGGTCCTCTCGGCCTTGCGGGTCAGCGAGCGCAGGACGCGACCGGCGGTGGTGTAGAGGGCGCCGAAGCCGCAGCCGATGAGGAGGGCGTAGAAGACGATGCGGGGGCTGGTCACCGCGGTCAGTACGGCGATCATCGCCCAGCGCTCACCGATGGGGAGGATGATCATCCGCCGGACCCACACCGTCCAGCCGACGCTGTCGAGGCGGTCCGAGAGCGCGGCCGTCGGGCTCGTGTTCGCCGCGGCGTCGTGGTTGGCCTCGTTGAAGGCGAAGTCCACGACGTGCCGGCAGGTCATGAGGATCATCGCGCCGAGCGCGAGGGCCCAGACGTCGTCGTCGTGCCGGGCGGCGCCGAGCGCGAGGCCCGCGTAGAAGGAGTACTCCTTCGCGCGGTCGAAGGTCGCGTCGAGCCAGGCGCCCATCGTCGAGTACTGGAGCGAGTAGCGGGCGAGCTGCCCGTCGGTGCAGTCCAGGACGAAGGAGACCAGGAGCAGCACCCCGGCGGCGATGTAGCCGCCGCGCTCGCCGGTGGCGGCACAGGCCGCCGCTATGAGGGCGGTGATCAGGGAGGCGGTGGTGACCTGGTTCGGGGTCAGGCCGCGGCGCGCGCACCAGCGGGCGATGTAGCGCGAGTACGGGCTGATGAAGAAGGTGGTGAAGAACCCGTCGCGGGACTTGACGGCGGTGCGCAGGCGTACGGCTTCGTCGTCCACGGCGGCGACGGCGGCCGCGGCCGCGTCGCGTTCGGCCGTGGTGGCGGGGACGGCGGCGACGAGGGTTCCGAGGTCGGGGCGCTGGACGGGGGTCCCGGCGGCCTCGACGGCGGCCGCGAGGCGGTCCGCGTAGGGGCCCGGGCCTTCGGGTGCGAGGGCCGCGGCCGCGTCGAGGGCGGCGCGGGCACCCGGCTGGACGGCGAAGGCGCCGGTCACGGCGCAGGCGTCGAAGCGCGGGTCGGTGAGGGCGAGGCGCAGGGCGTGCGGGTGGCCGACGAAGCCGCTGTCGACGACGGCGACCCGCTGGTCGGCCGGTACGCCGGCCAGGGCGGTCGCGGTGTCTGCGGGTCCGCCGGCCGGGCGGACCTCGAAGCCGAGCGACCGCAGCTCGTCGGCGAGCGGTGATCCGGGTACCGGCAGGCCGGTGAGGATGACGGTCGGCAGACGAACCCACTCCTTGCAGCGAACACTGGACGGCCGCCGCGCTGGGCGGCGGCACGACGGCAGAGGCTATCGGATGAACGGAAGCCGGGGTTCACCAGCCGTTTACGCCCGCACAAGCCGAATGTCCCGGGCGGCGGCCCCGGCCCCGCCATCATCGACGATCACGCCGAGGGACTACAAACCGCCCGTGTGTTCCGCCGGCCGGTCCGCGGTGGCGGTCCGTGGTGGCGGTCCGTGTCCCGGTCCGCGGTGGCGGTCCGTAGCACTGCCTCCGGCGGGCCGGGGGTCTTCCGGGTGCCCGGCGGCCGGCCGTTGCCCCGCGCCGCCTACCACGCGTCGGGGGGCAGACATGCGCGGATCGGCGAAGTGGGGACAAGCCGCTTTTGTACGGCAGACTTGAAAGCCGAAGTCCGAAGCGAAGGATGGGTATGCCGATCACACCAGCCACCGCCGGGAACAGCGCGTCCGCCGGCACCGGGACCCGGGACCCGATCATGCTCGAACTGGTCGACGAGTCCGGCAACACCATCGGCACGGCGGAGAAGCTCTCCGCCCATCAGGCGCCCGGTCAGCTGCACCGGGCGTTCTCCGTGTTCCTCTTCGACGAGCGGGGCCGCCTGCTGCTCCAGCAGCGCGCCCTCGGGAAGTACCACTCCCCCGGCGTGTGGTCGAACACCTGTTGCGGCCACCCGTACCCCGGCGAGTCTCCGTTCGCGGCCGCCGCCCGGCGGACCCACGAGGAGCTGGGGCTGTCGCCGTCGCTGCTCGCGGAGGCGGGAACGGTGCGGTACAACCACCCGGACCCGGCGTCGGGGCTGGTGGAGCAGGAGTACAACCACCTGTTCGTGGGATTGGCCCAGGCCGCGGTGCGGCCGGACCCGGAAGAGGTCGGGGACACCGCTTTCGTCACCGCCGGCGAGCTGGCGAAGCGGCACGCGGAGGCACCGTTCTCCGCCTGGTTCATGACAGTGCTGGACGCGGCCCGGCCCGCGATCCGCGAGCTGACCGGTGAGGCTGCGGGCTGGTAGCCGTCGCGCCCTACGGACGGACGGGTGCGGCGACGGGAGCGGTGAGCGGCAGGGCCGCCCAGATCACCTTGCCGCCGGTGGAGGTGTGCTCCACGTCACACACCCCGCCGGCCTCGAGGGTGATCTCCCGGACGAGCAGCAGGCCCCGGCCCCCGGTCTGGCCGAAGTCGGCCTCCAGCGCCTTGGGGCGGTACGGGTGGTTGTCCTCGACGGCCACCCGCACCCATTCACGGCCCACCGCCACCTCGACGGCGACCTCCGGGGAGAGCAGGGCGGCGTGCCGGACCGAATTCGTCACCAGTTCGGAGACGATCAGCAGCAGGGAGTAGACCAGGTCCTGGTGGGCGGGCACCCCCTGCCGGCCGAGGAGGTCCCGGACCGCGCGGCGGGCCTGCGGAACGGATTCTTCAACCGCCGGAGCGGTGAACCTCCACACTCCCTCGTACGCGAGAGGGTCCGCCGGGGCAACCGGCTCACCACCCCTGGCCGGCGGGACACTCCCGCTGTCGTCCATCTTCACGCCCCCGTCTTCGCGCTCGATCGTCTCCACGGCTCAAGGGTGGACAACAGGCAGGTCCGGACCGCATCGCTGACCAGAAGTCAGCGTCAATCGTGCACTTTCTGACCGTTGGCGTATGACAGCGTCAGTTGTACGACCGTTCCTGACCCCTGGGCACGCCCTGCTCGGCTGTCCCGCGCACCCCGTCCACCTCGCCCGGCCGGGCGGCGACCTGGCCTTCCTTCGGCCGCGGCGCCAGGTGCTCCGGCCGGACCGGCCGGTCACGTCCCGCCGGTCGCCCCGGTCTGCGCCCATGAAGCCGGCCACCTTTCAGCGCCCCCCGACGGACACCGCGGATCACAGGTTCGGGCGACCCGGATAGCATCCGGCACATGGACGCTGCCCTCCTTCACACGGTGGCCGACGGCGTCGCCACCGTCGTCATCTCGCACCCGGCGAAGCGGAACGCCATGACGGCCGGCATGTGGCGGGCGCTGCCCGGGCTGCTGTCCGCGCTGGCGGACGACGCGTCCGTACGGGTGGTCGTGCTGACGGGGGCCGGGCCGACCTTCTGCGCGGGAGCCGACATCACCTCGCTGAGGGGCGACGACGACCCCCAGGCGCTGTCCGTGACGGCGGAAGAGGCCCTCGCCGCGTTCCCCAAGCCGACGATCGCCGCCATCCGGGGTTTCTGCGTGGGCGGCGGGAGCCAGCTGGCGGCCGCGTGCGACCTGCGCTTCGCGGAAGCAGGGGCGCAGTTCGGGGTGACCCCGGCGAAGCTGGGCATCGTCTACCCGGCTCCGTCGACGCGGCGGCTGGCCGCGCTGGTCGGCCCGTCGACCGCCAAGTACCTGCTCTACTCGGCGGAGCTGATCGAGGCGGAGCACGCCCTGCGCGCCGGGTTCCTGAACGAGCTGCTGCCCGCCGGGGAACTCGACAAGCGGGTCGGTGAGTTCGCCCGGACGCTGACGGCCCGCTCGCAGCTGACCCAGGCCGCGGCGAAGGAGTTCGCGGACGGCCGGACGGACCGGGACGCGTACTGGGCCGCCCAGGCCGCGGGTAGCGGCGATACCGCGGAGGGTGTCGCCGCGTTCCTGGAGCGCCGGGCGCCCGTCTTTACCTGGA
This Streptomyces sp. NBC_00539 DNA region includes the following protein-coding sequences:
- the hpnC gene encoding squalene synthase HpnC; protein product: MTPGHGTRPRRHPAPTASDAHARATLGKARTENFPVAPSFLPRAWRAGLMAVYGYARLVDDIGDGDLAPGGHDAVLLGLDAAAADDRLAMLDAFEADLQRVFGAAGGSPRHPLLQALQPVVRAHGLTPEPFLGLIEANRQDQLVSRYDTYEDLVAYCELSANPVGRLVLSLTGTSTPQRIRHSDAICTALQIAEHLQDVTEDLGRDRIYLPGQDMRRFHVTETDLQAPTAGASVRSLIAFESERARALLDEGTPLVGSVNGRLRLLLAGFVGGGRAALNAIAAAGFDVAPGPPKPTRSGLLREVAAVLRSAPRKG
- a CDS encoding ABC transporter ATP-binding protein, whose protein sequence is MAENNRGRVPTVIADDVHIVYRVNTGSAGKGSATAALSKIMRRGKGDSPGVRKVHAVRGVSFTAYRGEAIGLIGSNGSGKSTLLRAIAGLLPCESGRVYTDGQPSLLGVNAALMNDLTGERNVVLGGLAMGMTREQIQERYDDIVDFSGINEKGDFISLPMRTYSSGMAARLRFSIAAAKDHDVLMIDEALATGDRKFQVRSEARIRELREKAGTVFLVSHNNKSIRDTCDRVLWLEKGELLMDGPTEEVVSAYEKATSH
- a CDS encoding ABC transporter permease; translation: MSDTTHDGALATSKPPSEDAGLTPAELARKYGLSVSGARPSLGGYVRELWGRRHFIMAFSRAKLVAQYSEAKLGQIWQVATPLLNALVYYLIFGLILNAGRGMPKGAYIPFLVIGIFVFSFTQSSLMAGVRAIPGNLGLVRALHFPRASLPISFSLQQLGQLLYSMIVVLVIVIAFGNYPRPSWLLVIPTLALQFVFNTGLALIFGRMGSKTPDLAQLMPFITRTWMYASGVMFSIGEMLKGRPHWIADVLQWNPAAIYMDLIRFALIDSYGPHHLPPHVWAFAVGWAVVIGAGGFVYFWKAEERYGRG
- a CDS encoding glycosyltransferase family 2 protein, producing the protein MRLGAVIITMGNRPDELKALLDSVARQEGDPVEVVVVGQGVEVTGLPEGVRTVALPENLGIPGGRNVGIEAFRSAGRDGFDVDALLFLDDDGLLERTDTAELCRQAFAEDPRLGIVSFRIADPDTGETQRRHVPRLRASDPLRSSRVTTFLGGANAVRTEVFKQVGVLPGEFFYAHEETDLAWRALDAGWLIDYRADMVLLHPTTAPSRHAVYHRMVARNRVWLARRNLPAPLVPVYLGVWMALTLVRRPSAPALKAWFGGFKEGWTVPCGPRRPMKWRTVWRLTRLGRPPVI
- a CDS encoding CDP-alcohol phosphatidyltransferase family protein — its product is MPRPSVAELRPVVHPAGVKDRRSGEHWGGRLYMREISLRITRVLVGTKVTPNQLTYVMTLAGVLAAPALLVPGVWGAVLGVVAVQLYLLLDCVDGEVARWKEQFSLSGVYLDRVGAYLCDAAVLVGFGLRASDLWGSGRIDWLWAFLGTLAALGAILIKAETDLVGVARHQTGKAPVAEAAAEPRSSGMALARRAASALKFHRLVLGIEASLLILLLAVLDQVRGDLYFSRLGVAVLAGIALLQTVLHLVSILASSRLK
- a CDS encoding iron-containing alcohol dehydrogenase family protein, with product MPVLTRLIPSPVVVDISRGAMDDLAGLLADQRISASGKLAIAISGGSGTALRARLEPVLPHADWYAVGDGTIDSAVKLADDMKGRRYDAVVGLGGGKIIDVAKYAAARVGLPMVSVATNLSHDGICSPVSILDNDNGRGSYGVPTPIAMVIDLDVIKEAPVRFIRAGIGDALSNISSIADWELSHKITGEPVDGLAAAMARTAGEAVLRHPGDCTDDEFLTVLSEALVLTGIAMSISGDSRPASGACHEISHAFDLLYPGRSALHGEQVGMGAAFAMHLRGAEEQSGLFVEVLRRHGLPTAPEEIGFSADEFVAAVEYAPQTRPGRFTILEHLNLSAAEIRDAYADYAKTIRS
- a CDS encoding phosphocholine cytidylyltransferase family protein, with translation MIGLVLAAGAGRRLRPYTDTLPKALVPVGPEGDEESLTVLDLTLGNFAEVGLTEVAIVVGYRKEAVYERREALEAKYGVKITLIDNDKAEEWNNAYSLWCARDVLKQGVILANGDTVHPVSVERTLLDARGNGQKIILALDTVKNLADEEMKVITADGEGVRKITKLMDPAAATGEYIGVTLIEPEAAEALAEALKTTFERDPDLYYEDGYQQLVNDGFTIDVAPIGDVKWVEIDNHDDLAKGRTIACQY
- a CDS encoding DUF5941 domain-containing protein; protein product: MPTVILTGLPVPGSPLADELRSLGFEVRPAGGPADTATALAGVPADQRVAVVDSGFVGHPHALRLALTDPRFDACAVTGAFAVQPGARAALDAAAALAPEGPGPYADRLAAAVEAAGTPVQRPDLGTLVAAVPATTAERDAAAAAVAAVDDEAVRLRTAVKSRDGFFTTFFISPYSRYIARWCARRGLTPNQVTTASLITALIAAACAATGERGGYIAAGVLLLVSFVLDCTDGQLARYSLQYSTMGAWLDATFDRAKEYSFYAGLALGAARHDDDVWALALGAMILMTCRHVVDFAFNEANHDAAANTSPTAALSDRLDSVGWTVWVRRMIILPIGERWAMIAVLTAVTSPRIVFYALLIGCGFGALYTTAGRVLRSLTRKAERTDRAARALADLADSGPLAELVARSVGRTAPGAGLAAAVVGTAALLWAAWSQPFGAWQIVAAAVFYALCSAVAVARPLKGALDWLVPPVFRAAEYTTVLILAAKADVPGALPAAFGLVAAVAYHHYDTVYRIRGGTGAPPHWLVRTTGGHEGRVLVTAVLAAALATRAADFPVALTALAVAVALVVLVESIRFWVSSGAPAVHDEGEPA
- the idi gene encoding isopentenyl-diphosphate Delta-isomerase — translated: MPITPATAGNSASAGTGTRDPIMLELVDESGNTIGTAEKLSAHQAPGQLHRAFSVFLFDERGRLLLQQRALGKYHSPGVWSNTCCGHPYPGESPFAAAARRTHEELGLSPSLLAEAGTVRYNHPDPASGLVEQEYNHLFVGLAQAAVRPDPEEVGDTAFVTAGELAKRHAEAPFSAWFMTVLDAARPAIRELTGEAAGW
- a CDS encoding ATP-binding protein, with translation MDDSGSVPPARGGEPVAPADPLAYEGVWRFTAPAVEESVPQARRAVRDLLGRQGVPAHQDLVYSLLLIVSELVTNSVRHAALLSPEVAVEVAVGREWVRVAVEDNHPYRPKALEADFGQTGGRGLLLVREITLEAGGVCDVEHTSTGGKVIWAALPLTAPVAAPVRP
- a CDS encoding enoyl-CoA hydratase/isomerase family protein; translated protein: MDAALLHTVADGVATVVISHPAKRNAMTAGMWRALPGLLSALADDASVRVVVLTGAGPTFCAGADITSLRGDDDPQALSVTAEEALAAFPKPTIAAIRGFCVGGGSQLAAACDLRFAEAGAQFGVTPAKLGIVYPAPSTRRLAALVGPSTAKYLLYSAELIEAEHALRAGFLNELLPAGELDKRVGEFARTLTARSQLTQAAAKEFADGRTDRDAYWAAQAAGSGDTAEGVAAFLERRAPVFTWTPPAD